From a region of the Buchnera aphidicola (Floraphis choui) genome:
- the cls gene encoding cardiolipin synthase — translation MINFYSIITWLIISGYWLLIVSITIRILSKRRAIPSAMAWLLVIYILPIIGIVTWLFFKEFYLGKRRLKLASTMWSTKNKWLNNLKSRNFIFENNNSEVATSVFQLCKHRQGISGIKYNKLKLLKNTQEVIKALIQDIYLARNNIEIVFYIWKPGGLIDDVATALIKSAQRGIKCRIMLDSAGSINFFRSKWVTIMRSSGIQIVEALKINVYKLFLRRVDLRQHRKFILIDNYITYAGSMNLVDPRLFKRSLKIGKWIDLMIRIEGPVATTMGIVYSCDWEIETGKKIFPKQPTCKVITLKKNNPSAIQIIASGPGFTKNIIHQVLLTSIYAARKKIIITTPYLVPSDDLLYAICTAAQRGVEVSLIIPKSNDSILVQWASRVFFSELLESGVKIYQFEKGLLHSKSILIDMQLSLIGTVNLDMRSLWLNFEITLVVDDSNFGKDLFLLHNEYISHSKLIDPKLWAIRSYWEKIIEKLFYLLSPLL, via the coding sequence ATGATTAATTTTTATTCTATAATCACTTGGTTAATTATCTCAGGATATTGGTTATTAATCGTCAGTATAACAATTCGTATACTTTCAAAACGCCGTGCAATACCGTCAGCAATGGCATGGTTATTAGTAATTTATATACTTCCTATAATAGGTATTGTAACTTGGTTATTTTTTAAAGAATTCTATCTTGGAAAGAGAAGATTAAAGTTAGCTAGTACTATGTGGTCTACAAAAAATAAATGGTTAAATAATTTAAAATCCCGTAATTTTATATTTGAAAATAATAATAGTGAAGTAGCAACTTCAGTATTTCAACTATGCAAGCATAGACAAGGAATATCAGGTATTAAGTATAACAAGTTAAAATTATTGAAAAATACACAAGAAGTCATTAAAGCTCTAATACAAGATATTTATTTAGCAAGGAATAATATTGAAATTGTTTTTTATATTTGGAAACCTGGTGGATTAATAGATGATGTAGCAACAGCATTAATAAAATCAGCTCAAAGAGGAATAAAATGTAGGATAATGTTAGATTCTGCTGGAAGCATAAATTTTTTTCGTAGTAAATGGGTAACTATTATGCGTAGTTCTGGAATACAAATAGTTGAAGCTTTAAAGATAAACGTATATAAATTATTTCTTAGAAGAGTAGATTTAAGACAACATCGAAAATTTATTCTTATAGACAATTATATTACATATGCAGGAAGTATGAATTTAGTAGATCCACGTTTATTTAAAAGATCATTGAAAATAGGTAAATGGATAGATTTAATGATTCGAATAGAAGGTCCAGTAGCTACTACTATGGGAATAGTATATTCTTGCGATTGGGAAATAGAAACTGGAAAAAAAATTTTCCCAAAACAACCTACGTGTAAAGTTATTACTTTAAAGAAAAATAATCCTTCTGCTATACAAATAATTGCTTCTGGCCCGGGTTTTACTAAAAATATTATTCATCAAGTATTATTAACTTCTATTTATGCAGCGCGAAAAAAGATAATAATTACTACTCCTTATCTAGTACCTAGTGATGATTTATTATATGCAATATGTACAGCTGCTCAAAGAGGTGTAGAAGTTAGTTTAATTATTCCAAAAAGTAATGATTCTATTTTAGTTCAATGGGCTAGTCGGGTATTTTTTAGTGAACTCTTAGAATCTGGTGTAAAAATTTATCAATTTGAAAAAGGATTATTACATAGTAAAAGTATTTTAATAGACATGCAATTAAGTTTAATTGGTACTGTAAATTTAGATATGAGAAGTTTATGGTTAAATTTTGAAATTACACTAGTAGTAGATGATAGTAATTTTGGAAAAGATTTATTTTTACTACATAATGAGTATATTTCACATTCTAAATTAATAGATCCAAAATTATGGGCCATTAGGTCTTATTGGGAGAAAATAATAGAAAAGTTATTCTATTTATTAAGTCCATTATTATAA
- the yciA gene encoding acyl-CoA thioester hydrolase YciA has protein sequence MNKQYHLPQGIIVLRTLAMPANTNAHGDIFGGWIMSQMDIGGAILAKEIAGGRVVTVSVNGMTFLKSVMVGDVVSCYARCIKIGNSSITIKVEVWIKKVASEPLGLRYCTTEAVFVYVAVDKLGKPRNILPLSVI, from the coding sequence ATGAATAAACAATACCATTTGCCACAAGGAATAATAGTTTTACGTACCTTGGCAATGCCAGCAAATACTAATGCACATGGAGATATCTTTGGTGGATGGATTATGTCTCAAATGGATATAGGAGGAGCTATATTAGCTAAAGAGATTGCTGGAGGAAGAGTAGTTACAGTTAGTGTTAATGGAATGACATTTTTAAAATCAGTTATGGTTGGCGATGTTGTGAGTTGCTATGCGCGTTGTATTAAAATAGGAAATAGTTCAATTACTATAAAAGTTGAAGTATGGATAAAAAAAGTTGCTTCAGAACCTCTAGGATTGCGTTATTGTACAACAGAAGCAGTATTTGTTTATGTAGCTGTAGATAAATTAGGAAAACCAAGAAATATACTGCCATTAAGTGTAATTTAA
- the ispZ gene encoding septation protein IspZ, protein MKHLFNFIPILTFFITYKFYNIFNASAVLMLSTLLICILNKILFNKIDKLDLINCISVLFFGCLTLLLHDSNYIKWKITIIYLFFFFLFLINYLLFKKPLIQKLLEKKITLTRSTWNNLDIIWSIFFLICAGMNVYFMFYLSENMWVLFKVFGLTFLTLFFIFINGIYIHYSISKNK, encoded by the coding sequence ATGAAACATTTATTTAATTTTATTCCAATTTTAACCTTTTTTATTACATATAAATTTTATAATATTTTTAATGCATCAGCTGTATTAATGCTTTCAACACTTTTAATATGTATATTGAATAAAATTTTATTTAACAAAATTGATAAACTAGATCTCATAAATTGTATTTCTGTTTTATTTTTTGGGTGCTTAACATTGTTATTGCATGATAGCAACTATATTAAGTGGAAAATAACAATAATATATTTATTTTTTTTCTTTCTATTTTTAATTAATTATCTATTATTTAAAAAACCATTAATTCAAAAATTATTAGAAAAAAAAATAACGTTAACTCGTTCTACTTGGAACAATTTAGATATTATTTGGTCTATTTTTTTTCTAATATGTGCTGGCATGAATGTATACTTTATGTTTTATTTATCAGAAAATATGTGGGTACTTTTTAAAGTTTTTGGACTAACTTTCTTGACATTATTTTTTATTTTTATCAATGGAATTTACATACATTATTCTATTTCTAAAAACAAATAA
- a CDS encoding YciC family protein: MHITTNSLYCDTISFFKKKWLIILIITFFSSSITSILDNIFALHLNILTIFYEFKTNHYHSLFDFIQTLTPDQQRQLLLFSIIKLCSSLIGNTFLISILTIFIQFTSLKKENFFLELKRTNPYLFMSVFLLILINTIVIQLGLVLLIVPGIIFFILLSLSPIILIINNTTITKSIIDSIQITLNNFKVVSPAIIIWIFLKLIILMLLSDINIISESISFFLLSIIINLISSILIIYLFRFHMLSRSFRYFK; the protein is encoded by the coding sequence ATGCATATCACGACAAATTCATTATACTGTGATACTATTAGTTTTTTTAAGAAAAAATGGTTAATAATACTTATTATTACTTTTTTTTCTTCTAGCATAACTTCAATATTAGATAATATTTTTGCTTTACATTTAAATATCTTGACTATTTTCTATGAATTTAAAACGAATCATTATCATTCATTATTTGATTTTATACAAACATTAACTCCTGATCAACAAAGACAATTATTACTTTTTTCGATAATAAAATTATGTTCATCATTAATTGGTAATACTTTTTTAATAAGTATTTTGACAATATTCATACAGTTTACATCACTTAAAAAAGAAAATTTTTTTTTAGAATTAAAAAGAACTAATCCATATTTATTTATGAGCGTATTTCTACTAATATTAATTAATACAATAGTAATTCAATTAGGATTAGTATTATTAATTGTTCCAGGAATAATATTTTTTATATTGTTATCTTTATCTCCAATTATATTAATAATAAATAATACAACTATAACAAAATCTATTATTGATAGCATTCAAATAACGTTAAATAATTTTAAAGTAGTTTCTCCTGCTATCATAATATGGATATTTTTAAAGCTAATTATTTTAATGTTGTTATCAGATATAAACATCATATCTGAATCAATATCATTTTTCTTATTAAGTATAATTATTAATTTAATTTCTTCTATACTAATTATATATTTATTCCGTTTTCATATGTTATCGCGTTCGTTTCGATACTTTAAATAA
- the trpA gene encoding tryptophan synthase subunit alpha, with protein MNRYQKLYDKLIPFKRGCFIPFIVIGDPSINTFLKIIDTLIENGADGLELGIPFSDPIADGKVVQKANLRAFKSGINVNKCFAVLYEIRKKYSTIPIGLLLYANLIFKFGINNFYLKCSNIGIDSVLIADLPIEESHSFRQCAMINNILQVFVCPPDAKNDIIEKISVYSKGYIYLLSRSGVTGIDDKIIVPPLNLINKLRQLTKTPLIQGFGISNPNQIKQIISSGISGVICGSIIIQLIENYFYNEKKLIKEIKRLSLSLKIAASIAE; from the coding sequence ATGAATCGTTATCAAAAATTATATGACAAACTAATTCCATTTAAAAGAGGTTGTTTTATTCCTTTTATTGTTATTGGTGATCCATCAATTAATACATTTTTAAAAATAATTGATACTTTAATTGAAAATGGAGCAGATGGACTAGAATTAGGTATTCCGTTTTCTGATCCTATAGCAGACGGTAAAGTCGTACAAAAAGCTAATTTAAGAGCTTTTAAATCTGGTATAAACGTTAATAAATGCTTTGCAGTATTGTACGAAATACGTAAAAAATATTCTACTATTCCAATAGGATTACTGCTGTACGCAAATTTAATATTTAAATTTGGAATTAATAATTTTTATTTGAAATGTTCTAATATTGGAATTGATTCAGTTTTAATAGCAGATCTTCCAATTGAAGAATCACATAGCTTCAGACAATGTGCTATGATCAATAATATATTACAAGTTTTTGTTTGTCCTCCTGATGCTAAAAATGACATTATCGAAAAAATTTCTGTATATAGCAAAGGATATATTTATTTATTATCTAGATCTGGAGTAACTGGAATAGACGATAAAATAATAGTGCCACCATTAAATTTAATTAATAAATTAAGACAATTAACTAAGACACCTCTGATACAAGGCTTTGGAATTTCTAATCCTAATCAAATAAAACAAATTATATCATCAGGAATATCTGGAGTTATTTGTGGATCAATTATTATTCAATTAATTGAAAATTATTTTTATAATGAAAAAAAACTTATAAAAGAGATAAAAAGATTATCTTTATCTTTAAAAATCGCAGCAAGTATCGCTGAATAA
- the trpB gene encoding tryptophan synthase subunit beta, with the protein MTLLNSYFGNFGGMYVPQILMPALHQLEKAFVSSLKSSQFKEDLSSLLKNYAGRPTPLTLCKNLTKGTNTRIYLKREDLLHGGAHKTNQVLGQALLAKRMKKKEIIAETGAGQHGVAAALSCALLDLKCRIYMGVKDIKRQQQNVFRMQLMGAKIIPVNTGNGTLKDACNEALRDWSKNYINAHYMLGTAAGPHPYPTIVKEFQSIIGKETRKQIFEKENSLPNSIIACIGGGSNAIGIFSSFISDDSVNLIGVEPGGVGVHTEKHGAPLMHGETGIFFGMKTKIMQTSEGQIKKSWSISAGLDFPAVGPEHAWLKHIKRARYVSITDTEAVHAFQNLSKLEGIIPALESSHALAYALKLMNDNPKKKQILIVNLSGRGDKDIETVKHFLNI; encoded by the coding sequence ATGACTTTATTAAATTCATATTTTGGTAATTTTGGTGGGATGTATGTTCCACAAATTTTAATGCCTGCATTACATCAACTAGAAAAAGCCTTTGTTTCTTCTTTAAAAAGTTCCCAATTTAAAGAAGATTTATCTAGTCTTTTAAAAAACTATGCAGGACGCCCTACACCACTTACATTATGTAAAAATTTAACAAAAGGAACAAATACACGAATTTATCTTAAACGAGAAGATCTGCTCCATGGAGGTGCGCACAAAACGAACCAAGTTTTAGGACAAGCTTTATTAGCAAAACGAATGAAAAAAAAAGAAATTATTGCAGAAACTGGGGCTGGACAGCATGGAGTAGCAGCAGCATTATCCTGTGCTTTATTAGATCTTAAATGCCGTATTTATATGGGAGTTAAAGATATCAAAAGACAACAACAAAACGTATTTCGTATGCAATTAATGGGAGCAAAAATAATTCCAGTAAACACCGGAAATGGAACTCTAAAAGATGCATGCAATGAAGCTTTACGTGACTGGTCTAAAAATTATATTAACGCACATTATATGCTTGGAACGGCTGCTGGGCCGCACCCTTATCCAACTATAGTTAAAGAATTTCAAAGTATTATTGGAAAAGAAACGAGAAAACAAATTTTTGAAAAAGAAAATAGTTTACCTAATTCTATTATTGCATGTATAGGTGGAGGATCAAATGCTATCGGTATATTTTCTTCATTTATTTCAGATGATTCTGTTAATCTTATTGGAGTAGAACCAGGAGGAGTAGGTGTTCACACCGAAAAACACGGTGCTCCTTTAATGCATGGAGAAACAGGTATTTTTTTTGGTATGAAAACAAAAATTATGCAAACAAGTGAAGGACAAATAAAAAAGTCGTGGTCTATTTCTGCTGGATTAGATTTCCCAGCTGTAGGACCTGAACATGCTTGGTTAAAACATATTAAACGTGCTAGATACGTTTCTATAACTGATACTGAAGCAGTACATGCATTTCAAAATTTAAGTAAATTAGAAGGAATTATTCCAGCATTAGAATCTTCTCACGCATTAGCTTATGCACTTAAATTAATGAATGATAATCCTAAAAAAAAACAAATATTAATTGTAAACCTTTCAGGAAGAGGTGATAAAGATATTGAAACTGTTAAACATTTTTTAAATATATAA
- the trpCF gene encoding bifunctional indole-3-glycerol-phosphate synthase TrpC/phosphoribosylanthranilate isomerase TrpF, with protein sequence MLNSILKNIIHYKLDWIKYRKKLQPLSTFQQNVTLSDRNFHQSLKKIHPSFILEFKKASPSLGILNNFSPEFVAKTYKKYASAISVLTDEKYFNGNFKFIPIIRKIAIHQPILCKDFFIDPYQVYLARYYQADAILLMLSILDDHQYLFLKNLAISLNMGILTEISNQKELNRAINLNAKIIGINNRNLHNFSLSITNTHKLAPNIPKNIISISESGIKNYYQVRQLKSFVQGFLIGSSIMIKKNLDTAIRKIIIGNNKICGLTRLKDIKLSKNSGAMYSGFIFCKSSPRYVNLKQIIKISNLIVMKYVGVFCNENITTIIDIASKIPLYAIQLHGNEDQNYINNLKQKLSSNIKIWKAISLTNNNKNQKLSFKNIDKYLFDNIYGGSGQSFDWSLLKNYELNNVILAGGLNIQNCILASNLGCFGFDFNSGVEISPGIKSKNKVDLLFRSLREHKIITH encoded by the coding sequence ATTTTGAACAGTATATTGAAAAATATAATACATTATAAATTAGATTGGATTAAATATCGAAAAAAATTACAACCATTATCTACTTTCCAACAAAACGTTACATTATCAGATCGTAATTTTCACCAATCTTTAAAAAAAATTCATCCTTCTTTCATATTAGAATTTAAAAAAGCATCACCTTCATTAGGAATACTAAATAATTTTAGTCCAGAATTTGTGGCTAAAACATATAAGAAATATGCTTCAGCTATATCAGTATTAACTGATGAAAAATATTTTAATGGTAACTTTAAATTTATACCTATAATTCGAAAAATTGCTATCCATCAACCTATTTTATGTAAAGATTTTTTTATTGATCCGTATCAAGTTTATTTAGCAAGATATTATCAAGCTGATGCTATACTTTTAATGTTATCGATTTTAGATGATCACCAATATCTTTTTCTTAAAAATCTAGCAATATCTTTAAATATGGGTATACTAACTGAAATAAGTAATCAAAAAGAACTAAATAGAGCTATTAATTTAAACGCAAAAATTATTGGAATTAATAATCGAAATTTACATAATTTTTCTTTATCAATAACTAACACACATAAATTAGCACCTAATATACCAAAAAATATAATTTCTATTAGTGAATCTGGAATTAAAAATTATTATCAAGTAAGACAATTAAAATCTTTTGTACAAGGATTTTTAATTGGATCGTCTATAATGATTAAAAAAAATTTAGATACAGCTATCCGAAAAATAATAATAGGAAATAATAAAATATGCGGGTTGACCAGACTAAAAGATATTAAATTATCAAAGAATTCTGGAGCAATGTATTCAGGATTTATTTTTTGCAAATCATCTCCGCGATACGTCAACTTAAAACAAATAATTAAAATAAGTAATTTAATCGTTATGAAATACGTAGGAGTATTTTGTAATGAAAACATTACAACCATCATTGATATAGCTAGTAAAATTCCATTGTATGCTATTCAACTTCATGGAAATGAAGATCAAAACTATATTAATAATTTAAAACAAAAGTTGTCATCTAATATAAAAATATGGAAAGCTATTTCTTTAACAAATAATAATAAAAATCAAAAATTATCTTTTAAAAACATAGATAAATATTTATTTGACAACATATATGGAGGTAGTGGTCAATCATTTGATTGGTCTTTATTGAAAAATTATGAATTAAATAACGTTATTTTAGCTGGTGGATTAAACATTCAAAATTGTATTTTAGCATCTAATTTAGGTTGTTTTGGTTTTGATTTTAATTCTGGAGTAGAAATTTCTCCTGGAATAAAAAGTAAAAATAAAGTAGATCTACTTTTTCGTTCTTTGAGAGAACATAAAATAATAACTCATTAA